Proteins from one Clostridium cellulovorans 743B genomic window:
- a CDS encoding 3'-5' exonuclease, which translates to MNMIFFDTETTGLKPGQICQLSYIKVTTDTKPQKVEGKNFFFSVEDIEPSAEAIHGFSVEDLIELSDGCEFSDLYEEFINDFVDCDLVIGYNVNFDIKFLVAEFYRLGINYIPKMDFCAMQYYKEICAIRGKNGDIKNPKLAEVVEFLNIDETFMYEKTRELFGGSGRFHDARFDTTATYLIITEGIKKKFIPPYYFTKYIKDKK; encoded by the coding sequence ATGAATATGATATTTTTTGACACTGAGACAACAGGTTTAAAACCAGGTCAAATATGTCAGCTTAGTTATATAAAAGTCACTACAGATACTAAGCCTCAAAAAGTAGAGGGGAAAAACTTTTTCTTTAGTGTAGAAGATATTGAACCATCAGCGGAAGCTATACATGGATTTAGTGTAGAAGATTTAATCGAACTAAGCGATGGGTGTGAATTTTCTGATTTATATGAAGAGTTTATAAATGATTTCGTAGATTGTGATTTAGTAATAGGATATAATGTCAACTTTGATATAAAATTTTTAGTTGCTGAATTTTATAGACTAGGAATTAACTACATTCCTAAAATGGACTTTTGTGCCATGCAGTATTATAAAGAGATTTGTGCAATACGAGGAAAAAATGGTGATATTAAAAATCCTAAGCTAGCAGAAGTTGTTGAGTTTTTAAATATAGATGAAACTTTTATGTATGAGAAAACTAGAGAGTTATTTGGTGGAAGTGGAAGGTTTCATGATGCCAGATTTGATACAACAGCAACTTACTTAATAATTACTGAGGGAATTAAGAAAAAATTTATACCACCGTATTATTTCACAAAGTATATTAAGGATAAAAAATAG
- a CDS encoding replicative DNA helicase, whose product MEGQIRTLPQNIEAEQSVLASMINDKEATAEAAQELSAEDFYRESHKVIFTGIVELFFRDIPIDMITLIEHLKSTDKLEASGGISYISTLSTSIASTANVHSYIKIVKDKAVLRRLIKVANEITEDSYTKQNDVAKVMDSAEKKIFDIAQNKTRNDYEPIASVLSRSFEQLEYVANNSGGLTGVPSGFTALDGMTSGFQKSDMILIAARPSMGKTTFALNLAQHAAIRENKSIVIFSLEMSKEQLVQKLLCAEANIDMVAFRNGSLDDKSWDNIAKAAGPLGASKIFIDDTAGVSVMEMRSKCRRIKLEHGIDMVLIDYLQLMSGSGESRQQEVSEISRSIKALAKEMQCPVIALSQLSRAPEQRADHRPMLSDLRESGSIEQDADVVMFLYRDEYYNKESEDKGVAECIIAKQRNGPVGTVKLNWAGQYSKFIDPEPFMQQG is encoded by the coding sequence ATGGAAGGACAAATAAGAACATTACCTCAAAATATAGAGGCAGAACAATCTGTCCTCGCATCAATGATTAATGATAAAGAAGCAACGGCAGAAGCAGCACAAGAATTATCTGCAGAAGATTTTTATAGAGAAAGTCATAAGGTTATTTTTACAGGTATAGTAGAATTGTTTTTTAGAGATATTCCTATAGATATGATAACCTTAATTGAACATTTGAAGTCAACAGATAAGTTAGAGGCATCTGGAGGAATAAGCTATATAAGTACTCTTTCCACATCTATTGCTAGTACTGCTAATGTCCATTCATATATAAAGATAGTTAAGGATAAAGCTGTATTAAGAAGGCTTATAAAGGTAGCCAATGAGATCACAGAAGATAGTTATACAAAGCAAAATGATGTAGCGAAAGTAATGGATTCAGCAGAAAAGAAAATATTTGATATAGCTCAAAATAAAACGAGAAATGATTATGAACCTATAGCGTCCGTTTTATCAAGAAGTTTTGAGCAATTAGAGTATGTAGCTAATAATAGTGGAGGTCTTACAGGAGTACCTTCTGGGTTCACAGCACTAGATGGAATGACTTCAGGTTTCCAAAAATCTGATATGATACTAATAGCTGCAAGACCTTCTATGGGAAAAACAACTTTTGCACTTAACTTAGCACAGCATGCAGCTATTAGAGAAAATAAAAGTATAGTAATATTTTCATTAGAAATGTCTAAGGAGCAATTAGTACAAAAGCTCCTTTGTGCAGAAGCAAATATTGATATGGTTGCTTTTAGAAATGGAAGTTTGGATGATAAGTCTTGGGATAATATAGCTAAGGCTGCTGGGCCTTTAGGAGCATCTAAGATTTTTATAGATGACACAGCTGGGGTTAGTGTTATGGAAATGAGGTCTAAGTGTAGAAGAATTAAATTAGAGCATGGTATTGATATGGTTCTTATAGACTATCTTCAACTTATGAGTGGTAGTGGTGAGAGTAGACAACAAGAGGTATCTGAAATTTCTAGATCCATAAAGGCATTAGCTAAAGAAATGCAATGCCCAGTAATAGCATTATCTCAGCTCTCACGTGCTCCAGAGCAAAGAGCAGACCACAGACCTATGTTATCTGACCTAAGAGAATCTGGTTCAATAGAACAGGATGCGGACGTTGTTATGTTTCTTTATAGAGATGAATACTATAATAAAGAATCAGAAGACAAGGGTGTAGCTGAATGTATTATAGCAAAACAAAGAAATGGTCCAGTTGGGACTGTTAAGTTAAATTGGGCTGGACAATATTCAAAGTTCATAGATCCAGAACCTTTTATGCAACAAGGCTAG
- the lonC gene encoding Lon family ATP-dependent protease, producing the protein MNSNTNSFKIDNDEIRATISIEVQVKVMYDAAKKVIDEGIFRSRVVKYKLQKYINSENIYERVYALNKVVSNGKGLKEIPNEKNLLLAIEETSRYLSEEVARRYVQNNIEKDVEQLLIERQEKYMDEVRMGIIKKKKGPENARTLKKYADLETLDTKSLSKDVLSILRPQSFDEIVGQERAIKALISKIATPYPQNIILYGPPGVGKTTAARLALEECKKLKFTPFEEDSKFIEVDGTTLRWDPREITNPLLGSVHDPIYQGSRRDLAETGIPEPKPGLVTDAHGGVLFIDEIGELDQTLQNKLLKVLEDKRVEFSSSYYDPDDDTVPAYIKYLFDKGAPADFVLIGATTRSPGEMSPALRSRCTAVYFEPLNKAHIENIVENAAERLKVTLDDGVAELISRYTIEGRKAVNILADAYGNALYNNDDKEEVEITLENVKEVISIGRMVPYEKNESMEQKEVGEINGLGVSGYMGSALKIEATTFEAKKEGTGSIRFNDTAGSMAKDSVFNAAAVIRKVTDIDIKNYDIHVNVVGGGNIDGPSAGAAITVCIISALLNKPLRQDIAITGEISLKGKVKPVGGIFEKIYGARRKGIKTVIVPKDNEKEIPTGLDDIEVLTVSTIEELMELVF; encoded by the coding sequence GTGAATTCAAATACTAATAGCTTTAAGATAGATAATGATGAAATAAGAGCAACTATATCAATAGAAGTTCAAGTTAAAGTAATGTATGATGCAGCTAAAAAGGTTATAGATGAAGGGATTTTTAGAAGCAGAGTTGTTAAATATAAGTTGCAAAAGTATATAAATAGTGAAAACATTTATGAAAGAGTATATGCACTTAACAAAGTTGTGAGCAATGGAAAAGGTTTGAAAGAGATCCCTAATGAAAAGAATCTACTTTTAGCTATTGAGGAAACCTCTAGATATCTTTCAGAAGAAGTTGCAAGAAGATATGTACAAAATAATATTGAAAAAGATGTAGAGCAATTACTAATTGAAAGACAAGAAAAGTATATGGACGAAGTGCGAATGGGAATAATCAAAAAGAAAAAAGGCCCAGAAAACGCGAGAACTTTAAAAAAGTATGCAGATCTTGAAACTTTAGATACTAAATCACTTAGTAAAGATGTGTTATCAATATTAAGACCACAGAGTTTTGATGAAATAGTGGGACAGGAAAGAGCTATAAAAGCATTGATTTCTAAGATTGCTACACCATATCCACAAAATATAATATTATATGGTCCTCCAGGGGTTGGAAAAACTACTGCAGCAAGATTAGCGTTGGAGGAATGTAAAAAGTTAAAGTTTACTCCTTTTGAAGAAGACTCAAAATTTATAGAAGTAGATGGTACTACTTTAAGATGGGATCCTAGAGAAATAACAAACCCACTTTTAGGTTCAGTTCATGATCCAATTTATCAAGGAAGCCGACGTGATTTAGCTGAGACAGGAATTCCTGAACCAAAGCCAGGATTAGTTACAGATGCACATGGAGGTGTATTGTTTATTGATGAAATTGGAGAACTAGATCAAACTCTTCAGAACAAGCTATTAAAGGTTTTAGAAGATAAGAGAGTGGAATTCTCATCATCATACTACGATCCAGATGATGACACTGTACCAGCATATATAAAATACCTTTTTGATAAAGGTGCACCAGCAGATTTTGTGTTAATAGGAGCAACTACAAGAAGTCCAGGAGAAATGAGTCCTGCTTTAAGATCAAGGTGTACAGCTGTTTATTTTGAACCATTAAATAAGGCGCATATCGAAAATATAGTCGAGAATGCAGCAGAAAGATTAAAGGTCACTTTAGATGATGGAGTTGCAGAACTTATTAGTAGATATACTATAGAAGGTAGAAAAGCTGTAAACATTCTTGCAGACGCTTATGGAAATGCATTATATAATAATGATGATAAAGAAGAAGTAGAGATCACATTAGAAAATGTTAAAGAAGTTATATCTATTGGACGTATGGTTCCTTATGAAAAGAATGAATCAATGGAGCAAAAGGAAGTTGGCGAAATCAATGGGCTAGGAGTTAGTGGTTATATGGGCTCTGCTCTTAAAATAGAAGCAACTACCTTTGAAGCCAAAAAGGAAGGTACGGGTTCCATTAGATTTAATGATACAGCTGGTTCTATGGCAAAGGATTCAGTATTTAATGCAGCAGCTGTTATAAGAAAAGTAACAGATATAGATATTAAAAATTATGATATACATGTTAATGTAGTTGGTGGAGGTAACATTGATGGACCATCAGCAGGTGCAGCTATAACTGTATGTATCATAAGTGCTCTCCTAAACAAGCCTTTAAGACAAGATATCGCAATTACCGGGGAAATATCCTTAAAGGGCAAGGTAAAGCCTGTAGGAGGGATTTTTGAGAAAATTTATGGTGCAAGAAGAAAAGGAATTAAAACTGTTATAGTTCCTAAGGATAACGAAAAAGAAATACCTACGGGTTTAGATGATATAGAAGTATTAACAGTATCAACAATCGAAGAACTTATGGAACTAGTATTCTAG
- the rplI gene encoding 50S ribosomal protein L9 has protein sequence MKVILLKDIKALGKKGDVVNVSDGYARNFLFPKKAAQEATDSNLNILNNHKEKERKEKLAEIEAAQKIAEKLKGQEIKISTKAGEGGKLFGAITSKDVSEQLEKQHDFKIDKKKIVMDTLKHVGTYEVEIKLYAEVSTKVKVIVTEE, from the coding sequence ATGAAAGTTATATTATTAAAAGATATCAAGGCACTTGGAAAGAAGGGGGATGTAGTTAACGTATCTGATGGATACGCAAGAAATTTCTTATTTCCAAAGAAAGCAGCACAAGAAGCAACAGATTCTAACTTAAATATTTTGAATAATCATAAAGAGAAGGAAAGAAAAGAAAAGCTTGCAGAAATTGAAGCAGCTCAAAAAATTGCTGAAAAGCTAAAGGGGCAGGAAATTAAAATATCTACAAAGGCTGGAGAAGGTGGAAAACTTTTTGGAGCTATAACAAGCAAGGATGTTTCAGAGCAATTAGAAAAGCAACATGATTTTAAAATAGATAAGAAAAAGATAGTAATGGATACTCTTAAACACGTAGGAACATACGAAGTAGAGATTAAGCTTTATGCGGAAGTTTCAACTAAGGTTAAGGTTATAGTTACTGAAGAATAG
- a CDS encoding DHH family phosphoesterase produces the protein MEKKFNFLKPRNEYFFVIIIIAIATMFILKHYVIASVFLIAFVGLLIYTKRVNKSKQSQWKEFVDGFINSVDNASKGILVRMPFPVAIIDTNGIILWYNQVFMDRFPENAILSSDIDSLLSSDDIQNILDSKTNIFKDISIKKESYDIYTSQIETKSEIDRDVLVLYFIDSSEKAEIKKALKDNAEVVMLIDADNLDEVRKSTTEDKRPLLEAEIKRAINSYSQRLNAVYKQYSTGKYILITHRNELQKEIEKKFEILNQIREIDTGNTLDVTLSIGVGFGDNTPMKNHENAFSALELALGRGGDQVVLKSSDALEFFGGSTKEVEKRSRVKTRVFAHALKDVINNSTNVFLMGHSNPDIDCIGAAIGLSSVIRALGKRSHIIIDSFNNSIEEIADRYMKEQIDEKTFVSGSDVDNLITDESLIIIVDTNSKNYVLNYEVFKRFKKSVIIDHHRRARVGVETPLLMYVETYASSTSEIVTELIQYMKENHKITNTEAEALLAGIVVDTKNFCFKTGVRTFEAAAYLRSQGADTVYLKKLFSNDLKRYIDKSDIIRQAEVENGIAIAVSPLDVEDNILAAQTADELLNITGVIASFVLIKVGNDVLVSGRSLGDLNVQLISEALGGGGHFTMAGARLKDKSLEEATKELKEAIAKIQREGEE, from the coding sequence ATGGAAAAAAAGTTTAATTTTTTAAAGCCTAGAAATGAGTATTTTTTTGTTATTATTATAATTGCTATCGCTACCATGTTTATTCTCAAACATTATGTTATAGCAAGCGTATTTCTTATAGCTTTTGTTGGGTTACTTATATATACAAAAAGAGTAAATAAGAGTAAGCAAAGTCAATGGAAAGAGTTTGTAGACGGATTTATAAATAGCGTAGATAATGCATCAAAAGGAATTCTTGTAAGGATGCCATTTCCAGTTGCTATAATTGACACAAATGGAATAATTTTATGGTATAACCAAGTTTTTATGGATAGATTCCCTGAAAATGCTATACTGTCAAGCGACATCGATAGTTTGTTAAGTAGTGATGATATTCAAAATATATTAGATTCAAAAACTAATATATTTAAAGATATATCAATTAAGAAAGAAAGTTATGATATATATACATCTCAAATAGAGACGAAAAGTGAAATTGATAGGGATGTGCTAGTTTTATATTTTATAGATTCAAGTGAAAAAGCAGAAATAAAAAAGGCTCTTAAGGATAATGCAGAAGTTGTTATGCTTATTGACGCTGATAATCTTGATGAGGTAAGAAAATCTACTACAGAGGATAAGAGGCCACTTCTCGAGGCTGAAATTAAACGAGCAATAAATAGTTATAGTCAAAGACTTAATGCTGTTTATAAGCAGTATTCAACTGGGAAGTATATTTTGATTACCCATAGGAATGAACTCCAAAAGGAAATAGAAAAGAAGTTCGAAATTCTAAATCAGATTAGAGAAATAGATACTGGAAATACATTAGATGTAACATTAAGTATCGGTGTTGGTTTTGGAGATAATACTCCTATGAAAAATCATGAGAATGCGTTTTCTGCTTTAGAACTCGCCTTAGGTAGAGGTGGAGATCAAGTGGTTTTAAAGAGCAGTGATGCATTGGAGTTTTTTGGAGGCAGCACTAAAGAAGTAGAAAAACGCAGTAGAGTAAAAACTAGGGTATTTGCTCATGCACTAAAGGATGTTATAAATAATAGTACAAATGTTTTTTTAATGGGTCATTCTAATCCTGATATAGATTGTATTGGTGCAGCTATAGGTTTATCCAGTGTGATTCGAGCACTAGGTAAAAGATCTCATATAATTATAGATTCATTTAATAATAGTATAGAAGAAATTGCTGATAGGTATATGAAAGAACAAATTGATGAAAAGACATTTGTCAGTGGAAGTGATGTAGATAATTTGATTACTGATGAAAGTTTGATTATAATAGTAGATACTAACAGTAAGAACTATGTGCTAAATTATGAAGTCTTTAAGAGATTTAAGAAGAGTGTAATAATTGATCATCATAGACGAGCAAGGGTTGGGGTCGAAACCCCATTACTTATGTATGTGGAAACCTATGCATCTTCAACATCTGAGATAGTTACAGAATTGATTCAATATATGAAAGAGAATCATAAGATTACAAATACAGAGGCTGAAGCTTTATTGGCGGGAATAGTTGTTGATACTAAGAACTTTTGCTTTAAAACTGGTGTTAGAACTTTTGAAGCAGCAGCGTATTTAAGGTCACAAGGAGCAGATACTGTTTATTTAAAGAAACTTTTTTCAAATGACTTAAAAAGGTATATTGATAAGTCAGATATAATAAGGCAAGCAGAAGTGGAAAATGGTATAGCTATTGCAGTAAGTCCATTGGATGTAGAAGATAACATTTTAGCAGCTCAGACTGCAGATGAATTATTAAATATTACAGGAGTCATAGCTTCATTTGTATTAATTAAGGTTGGCAATGATGTTTTGGTTAGTGGAAGATCTCTTGGAGACTTAAATGTACAATTAATTTCAGAGGCATTAGGTGGGGGTGGACACTTCACTATGGCTGGAGCCAGATTAAAAGATAAAAGCTTAGAAGAAGCTACAAAAGAATTAAAAGAAGCTATAGCGAAAATTCAAAGGGAAGGTGAAGAATAA
- a CDS encoding DUF2232 domain-containing protein codes for MTISRRNIFFTLLLNLVVIISMMFNGIFTAIIMKGDGSWVIPIISSFFIPLGASVLFATHRFLKSITSIVIDFLIVLMLFRSFPFTTEIFIPITISSLLFTVIIGVVIGVVIQRNVSLGKSYFYIITTYVVAVFIITVILAYFMEHKNISDLFYNGYESLRKTYDSIYTPALRREYKLQELFSADDMIRFIPSMIAETIFFVSFVYYFITKKILESINCKVSKIKEFKCFYISNLLGAAVILIICVGLVLRNYGYVEGGIIATTGFTIIKLLLSVTGTAFIYDKFMNVLKMKKVTTIIIIIGAVYILPVVVYTVGFIEMIFDFRKLDPHGIFKRKRG; via the coding sequence ATGACAATTTCTAGAAGAAATATATTTTTTACTTTGCTATTGAATCTTGTCGTTATAATAAGTATGATGTTTAATGGCATTTTTACCGCTATAATAATGAAAGGAGATGGAAGTTGGGTTATTCCAATTATATCCAGTTTCTTTATACCGTTAGGAGCATCGGTACTTTTTGCTACACATAGGTTCTTAAAAAGCATTACTTCTATAGTCATAGATTTTTTGATAGTACTTATGCTATTCAGAAGTTTTCCTTTTACTACTGAAATATTTATACCGATAACAATAAGTAGCTTGTTATTTACAGTAATTATTGGAGTAGTCATAGGAGTAGTTATCCAAAGGAATGTATCCTTGGGTAAAAGTTACTTTTACATAATAACAACCTATGTAGTTGCTGTTTTTATTATTACAGTGATATTAGCATATTTTATGGAGCATAAGAATATATCAGACCTTTTTTATAATGGATACGAAAGTTTGCGGAAAACTTATGATTCTATATATACACCAGCTTTAAGAAGAGAGTATAAGCTTCAGGAGTTATTTAGTGCTGATGACATGATTAGGTTTATACCATCTATGATAGCAGAAACAATTTTCTTTGTTTCATTTGTATATTATTTTATTACTAAAAAAATACTTGAATCTATAAATTGTAAAGTTTCAAAAATTAAGGAATTTAAGTGTTTTTACATATCAAATTTATTAGGTGCAGCAGTTATACTTATAATATGTGTAGGGCTCGTTCTTAGAAATTATGGTTATGTAGAAGGCGGTATAATTGCTACTACAGGATTTACAATAATAAAACTTCTTTTAAGTGTTACAGGAACAGCTTTTATATATGACAAATTCATGAATGTACTTAAGATGAAGAAAGTTACAACTATAATTATTATAATAGGAGCTGTTTATATATTGCCTGTTGTTGTTTATACTGTAGGTTTTATTGAAATGATTTTTGATTTTAGAAAGTTAGATCCGCATGGTATTTTCAAGAGAAAAAGAGGATAG
- a CDS encoding MazG-like family protein: MRRDDFNIISSVKIIEELKADLLCVIGDFFKLLTKGSNVAEKALLDCISGAIILLYVLGRRLGHSYLQIDEHTKIKLKEGIVAGDSVEKSGKDLSSLYQHLKERN, translated from the coding sequence ATGAGAAGAGATGATTTTAATATAATTTCCAGCGTTAAAATAATAGAAGAATTAAAAGCTGATTTGCTTTGTGTTATAGGTGATTTTTTTAAACTTTTGACAAAAGGGAGCAATGTTGCAGAAAAAGCTTTACTTGATTGTATTTCCGGGGCAATAATATTATTATATGTATTAGGGAGAAGATTAGGACATTCTTATCTTCAGATAGATGAACATACAAAGATAAAACTTAAAGAAGGTATAGTCGCTGGAGATTCTGTTGAGAAGAGTGGCAAGGATTTGAGTAGTCTATATCAACATTTAAAAGAGAGAAATTAA
- a CDS encoding ATPase, with translation MVDIGIAMGGLGSDAAIESVDIVIMTDEPYKIVEAIKIGKRTSRIVLKNIIFAIDIKLIVLVLEAFGDSTIWQVVFDDVGVVILSILNAMRALRIKNI, from the coding sequence GTGGTAGATATAGGAATTGCAATGGGTGGACTAGGTTCGGATGCAGCTATTGAATCAGTAGATATAGTAATAATGACTGATGAACCATATAAGATAGTTGAAGCTATAAAAATAGGTAAAAGAACAAGTCGGATTGTTCTTAAAAATATTATTTTTGCAATTGATATTAAATTAATCGTTTTAGTATTGGAGGCCTTTGGTGATTCTACTATTTGGCAAGTTGTTTTTGATGATGTAGGAGTTGTAATTCTATCTATATTAAATGCAATGAGAGCATTAAGAATAAAAAATATTTAA
- a CDS encoding HAD family hydrolase — MINGGNFLEALNHVEKVVSDKTGTLTKGVFRVTDIKSISNITNEEIHKYTATAESLSNHHIATSIINPYKDIINKESIESYEEIAGYGVKAVIDGKNFLCGNNKLMKKASIDFVEEAIGTIIYTAIDSTFSGSIKISDKIKEDSKKTIDD, encoded by the coding sequence TTGATAAATGGTGGTAACTTCTTAGAAGCATTAAATCATGTAGAGAAAGTTGTATCTGATAAAACTGGGACACTAACAAAGGGTGTATTTAGAGTGACCGATATAAAGTCGATTTCAAATATTACTAATGAAGAGATTCATAAGTATACTGCTACAGCAGAAAGTCTATCTAATCACCATATAGCAACATCTATAATAAATCCATATAAAGATATAATAAATAAAGAATCAATAGAAAGTTATGAAGAAATTGCAGGCTATGGTGTAAAAGCTGTTATTGATGGAAAAAATTTTTTATGTGGTAATAATAAGTTAATGAAAAAGGCAAGTATTGACTTTGTAGAAGAAGCAATAGGTACTATAATATATACAGCTATAGATTCTACCTTTTCTGGAAGTATTAAAATTTCTGATAAGATTAAAGAAGATTCAAAGAAAACTATAGATGATTAA
- the rpsR gene encoding 30S ribosomal protein S18 → MSENNKKEFKKNIRGRKSRKKVCAFCSEKVEAIDYKDVNRLRKYVTERGKILPRRISGTCAKHQRELTGSIKRARNIALLPFTTE, encoded by the coding sequence ATGAGCGAAAACAATAAAAAAGAGTTCAAAAAGAACATCAGAGGCAGAAAAAGCAGAAAAAAAGTATGTGCTTTCTGTTCTGAAAAAGTTGAAGCTATCGACTATAAAGATGTTAATAGATTAAGAAAGTATGTAACTGAAAGAGGTAAGATTTTACCAAGAAGAATCAGTGGTACTTGTGCTAAACATCAAAGAGAACTTACAGGTTCAATAAAGAGAGCTAGAAACATAGCTTTACTACCATTCACAACTGAATAG
- a CDS encoding single-stranded DNA-binding protein yields the protein MNKVVLIGRLVRDPELRFAQGTGTAVANFTIAVDRRFPSKDGQKEADFIPIVVFGKIAETVANYTSKGKLIGVSGRIQTRTYDAQDGSKRYVTEVVSDEVQFLEWGSGQQRGNGQGQSQGSNDMNSWGSSNGFDDNFVSPVDDDEIPF from the coding sequence ATGAACAAGGTTGTATTAATCGGTAGACTTGTAAGAGATCCAGAGCTAAGATTTGCTCAAGGTACAGGGACAGCAGTTGCTAACTTTACTATAGCTGTTGATAGAAGATTTCCTTCTAAAGATGGTCAAAAGGAAGCTGACTTTATTCCAATAGTTGTCTTTGGCAAGATTGCTGAAACTGTGGCAAACTATACAAGTAAAGGCAAGCTTATCGGAGTTAGTGGTAGAATACAAACAAGAACTTATGATGCACAAGATGGAAGTAAGAGATATGTTACTGAAGTTGTTTCTGATGAAGTACAATTCCTTGAATGGGGAAGTGGACAACAAAGAGGAAATGGTCAAGGACAATCTCAAGGTTCCAATGATATGAATTCATGGGGATCCAGTAATGGATTTGATGATAACTTCGTATCACCAGTAGATGACGATGAAATACCGTTTTAA
- the rpsF gene encoding 30S ribosomal protein S6, producing the protein MNKYETLFIQNPSLDEEATKANIEKFKGIIENGGGTVENVDVWGRRKLAYEIAKVNEGHYTLINFSSDAQLPKELDRVFRITDGIIRHIIVNLEK; encoded by the coding sequence ATGAACAAGTATGAAACTTTATTTATCCAAAACCCATCATTAGATGAAGAAGCTACTAAAGCTAACATCGAAAAATTCAAAGGTATCATTGAAAATGGTGGTGGAACAGTAGAAAATGTTGATGTTTGGGGCAGAAGAAAGTTAGCTTATGAAATAGCAAAAGTTAACGAAGGTCACTATACATTAATCAATTTCTCATCTGATGCTCAATTACCTAAAGAATTAGATAGAGTATTTAGAATCACTGATGGAATAATCAGACACATCATAGTTAATCTTGAAAAGTAA
- a CDS encoding DUF951 domain-containing protein, whose amino-acid sequence MVKEFKINDIVQMKKQHPCGSFEWEIIRLGADIKIKCRGCSRIVMLPRSDFEKRVKKVLLSKANDAEN is encoded by the coding sequence GTGGTTAAAGAATTTAAAATTAATGATATAGTACAGATGAAAAAACAACATCCGTGTGGTAGTTTTGAATGGGAGATTATTAGACTTGGAGCAGATATAAAGATCAAATGTAGAGGTTGTAGCAGAATTGTTATGTTACCAAGAAGTGATTTTGAGAAGCGAGTGAAAAAGGTTCTTTTAAGTAAAGCTAATGATGCGGAAAATTAA
- a CDS encoding mechanosensitive ion channel family protein, which translates to MICSNIEALFQVGIISVSIDQFTGWFREVGSKLIGTIIVILVMIVTLKIGDKVIKKWVKRKSEKANSSNDTFSLNSFNMDEKLAKTIGAILRSLLKYAVYFIGITSILSIYFGTVSLTLASIGGVAIGFGAQNLVKDVISGIFLLIENQYMVGESIEIQGSTGVVESIEIRVTRIRDANGDIHIIPNGSILKVTNKSRGSRRALVEVTISYDSDLNKAIDIINEVCLEYGKDDENIVELPQVVGITELGARGINIRVVGRTKPTKEWNAEVELRKKIKLALDDNNISIPYNTK; encoded by the coding sequence ATGATTTGTAGTAATATTGAAGCATTATTTCAAGTTGGTATAATATCTGTTTCAATTGATCAATTTACTGGATGGTTTCGAGAAGTAGGATCAAAACTTATAGGTACAATAATAGTTATTTTAGTTATGATAGTTACCTTAAAAATTGGAGATAAAGTTATAAAAAAATGGGTCAAGCGAAAAAGCGAAAAAGCTAATTCTAGCAATGATACATTTTCATTAAATTCTTTTAATATGGATGAAAAATTAGCAAAGACTATTGGTGCTATACTAAGAAGTTTATTAAAGTATGCTGTTTATTTTATTGGAATTACGTCTATTTTATCTATTTATTTTGGCACTGTAAGTTTAACTCTGGCAAGCATTGGTGGTGTAGCAATAGGATTTGGCGCACAAAATCTTGTTAAAGATGTTATTTCTGGTATATTTTTGCTTATAGAAAATCAATATATGGTCGGAGAATCTATAGAAATACAAGGAAGTACTGGGGTAGTTGAAAGTATAGAAATTAGAGTTACAAGAATAAGAGATGCTAATGGTGATATACATATAATACCTAATGGAAGCATATTAAAGGTTACTAATAAATCTAGGGGATCTAGAAGGGCTCTAGTTGAAGTGACAATATCTTATGATTCAGATTTAAATAAAGCTATAGACATTATAAATGAAGTATGCTTAGAATATGGAAAAGATGACGAAAATATAGTAGAATTACCACAGGTAGTTGGTATAACAGAATTAGGTGCTAGGGGGATTAATATAAGAGTAGTAGGAAGAACAAAACCTACGAAAGAATGGAATGCTGAAGTTGAACTTAGAAAAAAAATAAAGCTTGCATTAGATGATAACAATATAAGTATTCCTTATAATACAAAATGA